The Thermodesulfovibrionales bacterium genome window below encodes:
- the pth gene encoding aminoacyl-tRNA hydrolase, with translation MAGLGNPGARYARTRHNIGFMVVDEIAERLGIAFKERELCRIGRGSMEGDEVILVEPLTFMNRSGVAVRLAMKQYNVRPENLIVIQDDIDMETGKLKIRKRGSSGGHRGIASVMEAVGTREFTRVKIGIGRDETMEAEEYVLRKFRKDELPLIREAVTRAVDSVFEIVTVGTDSAMNRFN, from the coding sequence GTGGCCGGTCTCGGTAATCCCGGGGCACGGTATGCGAGAACGAGACACAATATCGGTTTCATGGTGGTCGATGAGATCGCCGAGCGCCTCGGCATAGCGTTTAAAGAACGAGAGCTGTGCAGGATAGGAAGGGGCTCCATGGAGGGTGATGAAGTCATCCTCGTGGAGCCTTTGACGTTCATGAACAGGAGCGGCGTTGCGGTCAGGCTCGCGATGAAACAGTACAATGTCCGGCCGGAGAACCTGATAGTGATTCAGGATGATATCGACATGGAAACAGGAAAACTGAAGATACGGAAGAGAGGTTCTTCAGGCGGCCACAGGGGAATCGCATCCGTCATGGAGGCCGTCGGAACGAGGGAATTCACGAGGGTTAAGATCGGCATCGGCAGGGATGAAACGATGGAGGCTGAAGAGTACGTCCTCAGAAAGTTCAGAAAGGACGAGCTGCCTCTCATCAGGGAGGCCGTCACGAGGGCTGTCGATTCGGTCTTCGAGATCGTGACGGTCGGCACGGACAGCGCGATGAACAGATTCAATTAG